A portion of the Tachysurus fulvidraco isolate hzauxx_2018 chromosome 8, HZAU_PFXX_2.0, whole genome shotgun sequence genome contains these proteins:
- the a1cf gene encoding APOBEC1 complementation factor isoform X3, with protein METNQKCGDGLTGTQKEAALRTLIQRTGYQLHQENGQRRYGGPPPGWEGPPPERGSEIFVGKLPRDLFEDELVPLCEKFGKIYEVRMMMDFNGNNRGYAFVTFSAKQEAKNAMKYLNNYEIRNGRLLGVCASVDNCRLFVGGIPKTKKKEEILAEMKKVTDGVVEVIVYPSAADKSKNRGFAFVEYESHRAAAMARRKLLPGRIQLWGHAIAVDWAEPEVEVDEDTMSTVKILYIRNLMLATTEETIEKEFNAIKPGAVERVKKIRDYAFVHFSQRDDAIAAMNVLNGKVIDGSPIEVTLAKPVDKDSYVRYTRGTGGRGAALLQGEYTYTLGQVYDPSAAYLGAPVFYAPHAYAALPGQFRFPAAKGHVSTRGLVRPPSVREIYMNMPVGAAGVRGLGGRGYLAYAGVGRGCPTYQLKSDKHDDKLYDLLPGMELTPMNPVTLKPQGIKHAPQILEDICQKNNWGHPVYQLHSAIGPDQRQLFLYKVTIPALATQYPNIHPFTPTKLCASVDEAKIHAAEHTLQTLGLHTEGAETSAAAVAFPGM; from the exons GAAAATGGCCAGAGGAGATACGGAGGTCCACCACCTGGTTGGGAAGGTCCACCACCAGAGAGAGGCAGCGAGATATTTGTGGGCAAATTACCTCGAGACCTTTTTGAGGATGAGTTGGTGCCTCTTTGTGAAAAA TTTGGCAAAATATATGAAGTACGGATGATGATGGATTTCAACGGGAACAACCGAGGTTATGCTTTCGTCACCTTCAGTGCTAAACAAGAAGCCAAGAATGCCATGAAGTATCTCAACAATTATGAAATTAG GAACGGTCGTCTGCTGggcgtgtgtgcgagtgtggATAACTGCCGGCTGTTTGTGGGAGGCATCCCAAAAACCAAGAAGAAAGAGGAGATCCTGGCTGAGATGAAGAAGGTGACGGATGGTGTGGTGGAGGTGATCGTTTACCCCAGTGCAGCTGACAAGAGCAAGAATAGAGGCTTTGCCTTCGTGGAATACGAGAGCCACCGTGCTGCAGCCATGGCCAGGAGGAAACTGCTGCCTG GCCGTATCCAGCTGTGGGGTCATGCCATTGCTGTGGATTGGGCGGAGCCAGAAGTGGAAGTGGATGAGGACACGATGTCCACAGTGAAGATCCTTTACATCAGGAACCTCATGCTGGCCACGACAGAAGAGACCATTGAGAAGGAGTTCAATGCCATCAAACCTG GTGCGGTGGAGAGGGTAAAGAAGATCAGGGACTACGCGTTTGTTCACTTCTCTCAGAGAGACGATGCAATCGCAGCTATGAACGTGTTGAACGGAAAG GTGATCGACGGCTCTCCTATAGAAGTGACGCTGGCGAAGCCAGTGGATAAAGACAGTTATGTGCGTTACACTCGAGGCACAGGGGGACGAGGGGCGGCTCTGCTGCAGGGCGAGTACACCTACACGCTGGGACAGGTGTATGACCCCTCAGCAGCGTACCTGGGTGCTCCAGTGTTTTATGCACCTCATGCTTACGCAGCTCTCCCTGGACAGTTCCGCTTCCCTGCCGCTAAGGGCCATGTCAGCACTCGAGGTCTGGTGCGTCCGCCGTCTGTCAGAG AAATTTACATGAATATGCCTGTAGGGGCGGCAGGTGTGCGCGGGTTGGGCGGTCGAGGCTACCTCGCCTATGCAGGCGTGGGCCGTGGCTGCCCCACATATCAGCTAAAGTCTGACAAACATGATGACAAACTCTACGACCTGCTTCCCGGCATGGAGCTCACGCCCATGAACCCCGTCACCTTGAAGCCACAGGGAATCAAACATGCTCCACAG attttggaGGATATTTGTCAGAAGAATAACTGGGGACATCCGGTGTACCAGCTTCACTCTGCCATTGGACCTGATCAGAGGCAACTGTTCCTTTATAAAGTCACCATCCCTGCTCTGGCCACTCAGTACCCTAACAT acaTCCGTTCACCCCAACTAAACTGTGCGCGTCGGTGGATGAAGCCAAAATCCATGCCGCCGAGCACACACTGCAGACTCTTGGGCTACACACAGAGGGCGCTGAAACTTCTGCTGCCGCTGTGGCATTCCCAGGTATGTAA